One window of Triplophysa rosa linkage group LG8, Trosa_1v2, whole genome shotgun sequence genomic DNA carries:
- the pafah1b3 gene encoding platelet-activating factor acetylhydrolase IB subunit gamma has product MSIDLTSWLKRPRMEVDVLGDLTVMPGSGVPASGVGQLRAGCLIEHTTLFWLHLLKVMSGEDCNPAATPTPCQDAQGDGRWMSLHNRFVSDSKGKEPDVLFVGDSLVQLLHEFEVWRKLFSPLHALNFGIGGDATQHVLWRLSNGELDHISPKVVILWVGTNNHGHTPEQICGGIMAIINVIHKKLPHAHTLILGVLPRGKSPNPLRERNASVNALVRSEIASLSHFSFLDVDPGFIQSDGSISHQDMYDYLHLTPQAYQRVCEPLHERIRSLLDK; this is encoded by the exons ATGTCTATAGATCTCACCTCGTGGCTAAAGAGACCTCGGATGGAG GTCGACGTGCTCGGCGATCTGACAGTAATGCCTGGTTCCGGTGTTCCAGCTTCCGGGGTTGGGCAGCTGAGGGCTGGCTGTTTGATTGAACACACAACTCTGTTTTGGTTACATTTGTTG AAAGTAATGAGTGGTGAAGATTGTAACCCTGCAGCCACACCCACCCCCTGTCAGGACGCACAGGGAGACGGTCGATGGATGTCATTG CACAATCGCTTTGTGTCAGACAGTAAGGGAAAAGAGCCTGATGTTCTGTTTGTTGGAGATTCACTCGTACAGCTTCTGCATGAGTTCGAG GTTTGGAGAAAATTGTTTTCTCCTCTTCATGCCTTGAACTTTGGAATCGGAGGAGATGCTACACAGCATGTACTATGGAGACTCAGTAATGGGGAACTGGACCATATCAGCCCAAAG gtGGTAATATTGTGGGTGGGCACTAATAATCATGGTCACACCCCGGAACAGATCTGTGGAGGCATCATGGCTATCATCAATGTGATTCATAAGAAGCTGCCCCATGCTCACACTCTCATATTG GGTGTGCTGCCGAGAGGTAAGAGTCCAAACCCGCTTCGTGAGCGTAATGCGAGTGTGAACGCTCTAGTGCGGTCTGAGATAGCATCCCTGTCTCATTTCTCATTTCTGGATGTGGATCCTGGGTTCATTCAGTCAGACGGTTCCATCTCACATCAGGATATGTACGATTATCTGCACCTCACACCCCAGGCCTATCAGAGGGTGTGTGAGCCACTACACGAACGCATCAGGTCTCTGTTAGATAAATAG
- the ceacam1 gene encoding carcinoembryonic antigen-related cell adhesion molecule 1, with amino-acid sequence MGFKLLAFFILIFPEGLTALTLQPSANPVPVGTNVTISVNNPPVISFGAWLFGPSVLFLWSPTVIFNGSAYSTGITFNSASYALTISNVNLNSSGLYVLESMGSIGGRGELTLDVQEPVSDVSSSVSKTNLVEFNESVTFTCSARGTPMWISWQNSSSLVTAWERIALSNDGKVFTINPVTRYDQGPFTCIVANNVSRVESTQMNLNISYGPSNLTLTVSPQSIAYASGSVISLSCSVDSKPTASISWTYNGVPLNVVGPNLVLTSTTWNKTGQYACIAHNAATLRYATMTKSIRILDPITEVTVNPQAGYPKENMSFSLTCNIVGSMGSIQWMKNNMHLVGDSRITFSNQNSTLLFTQLNINDNGQYKCVASNDVSIMNSLVYNLTVNYGPRNVAISGPSVTAVGSSVTLNCSADSYPQSHYSWYFKGSKVWDRSVYITGALLVNNSGQYTCSAMNNITGLTSNASMELTVIVPVSAITVNVTNQQPVYNQSFTLTCNVVGDFYSIHWLKNGGRLLPNNRTTFSNNNSTVTINQLALNDGGLYQCAAWNPVSNMTSVAYNLTVNYGPWNTAISGPAIGAVGSSVTFSCSANSQPPSQYSWFFSGSKMSDSSVYVISSLTMNNGGQYTCMAYNNITRISSNATVDLTVFNPISSVTLNVNNQQPVFNQTFTLTCNVNGNVSSIHWMKNSMHMLPNNRTTLSNNNSTLTINTLALSDCGQYQCAARNPVSNMTSVAYNLTVNYGPWNTAISGPTVGAVGSSVTYSCSANSQPPSQYSWFFRGSKMSNSSVLVISSLTTNNGGQYTCMAYNNITTISSNATVDLTVFNLISAVTVNINNQQPINNQPFTLTCNVNGDFTSIQWMKNGMNMLLNNRTTLSNNNSTLTINTLALSDEGQYQCAAHNPVSNMTSVAYNLLINYGPWNTSITGPTIAETGYNVTFRCSASSRPESQYTWFFNGSWVANTSVYVIDTVTLNNTGRYTCSAFNSITGIRSNATLDFTVYVGISAVHVSSIPSIPEVAENLQLMCHVTGPYNSIHWLRNNETLLPSNRITIINNNTTLMFMPLQSADNGNYQCVATNVFRGHKSQPYHLVANFGPVNVQIIVKPGYTTTLTCKAESQPPAVYQWIVDHNNTVVANQPIIEVALQYILGYNFTCVARNPLTNVTVYTSHFISDSNAGASVHSGVMLTTLLVLLLAVVNEWM; translated from the exons ATGGGATTTAAATTACTCGCCTTCTTCATCTTGATTTTTCCAGAAG GTCTTACTGCACTAACCCTGCAACCATCAGCAAACCCTGTACCTGTGGGCACCAACGTCACAATCAGTGTAAACAATCCCCCAGTCATTTCATTTGGTGCCTGGTTGTTTGGACcgagtgttttgtttctgtggtCACCAACAGTGATCTTCAATGGCAGTGCCTACTCGACTGGAATCACATTTAACAGTGCTTCATATGCGCTCACCATATCCAACGTAAATCTGAACAGTTCTGGTCTGTATGTATTGGAGTCCATGGGAAGCATTGGGGGCAGAGGAGAGCTGACTTTAGATGTTCAGG AACCTGTAAGTGATGTGTCTTCCAGTGTAAGCAAGACAAACCTGGTGGAGTTTAACGAAAGCGTGACATTCACATGCTCTGCCAGAGGAACGCCGATGTGGATTTCATGGCAGAACAGCAGTTCTCTGGTCACAGCATGGGAAAGAATTGCTCTCAGTAACGACGGAAAAGTTTTCACCATTAATCCTGTCACGCGGTATGACCAAGGACCATTCACGTGTATTGTGGCAAACAACGTCAGTAGAGTGGAGAGTACACAAATGAACCTTAATATAAGCT atGGGCCCAGTAACCTGACATTGACAGTCTCGCCACAGAGTATAGCATATGCGTCTGGCTCTGTTATATCTCTGTCATGCTCAGTCGACTCCAAGCCAACAGCTTCTATTTCCTGGACATACAATGGTGTTCCTCTAAATGTCGTTGGACCAAATCTCGTACTTACTAGCACTACTTGGAACAAAACAGGACAATATGCTTGCATTGCCCATAATGCAGCGACACTCAGATATGCTACGATGACAAAAAGCATTCGCATACTTG ATCCAATAACAGAAGTGACGGTGAATCCTCAAGCAGGCTACCCAAAAGAAAACATGTCCTTTAGTCTAACCTGTAATATTGTGGGCTCAATGGGCTCCATTCAGTGGATGAAGAATAACATGCACCTGGTCGGCGACAGCAGGATTACTTTCTCGAATCAAAACTCAACCCTACTTTTTACCCAACTCAATATCAATGATAATGGACAATACAAGTGTGTAGCCAGCAATGATGTCAGCATCATGAACAGCCTGGTCTACAACCTCACGGTCAACT ATGGCCCAAGAAATGTGGCAATCTCTGGCCCAAGTGTAACTGCAGTAGGATCCAGCGTGACCTTGAACTGTTCTGCTGACTCTTATCCTCAAAGTCACTACAGCTGGTATTTCAAAGGCTCAAAAGTATGGGACAGATCAGTGTACATAACTGGAGCTCTCTTGGTCAACAATAGCGGACAATACACCTGCTCAGCCATGAATAACATCACAGGCCTAACCAGCAATGCCTCAATGGAATTAACTGTAATTG TTCCTGTCAGCGCCATTACGGTGAACGTCACCAATCAGCAACCGGTCTACAATCAGTCATTTACACTAACCTGCAATGTTGTTGGAGATTTTTACTCTATTCATTGGCTAAAGAATGGTGGGCGCCTGCTCCCCAACAACAGAACCACATTCTCCAATAACAACTCAACCGTGACGATTAACCAACTCGCTCTCAATGATGGTGGACTTTACCAGTGTGCTGCTTGGAACCCTGTCAGTAACATGACCAGTGTGGCCTACAACCTTACAGTCAACT ATGGTCCATGGAACACAGCCATCTCTGGTCCTGCTATAGGAGCCGTAGGGTCCAGCGTGACCTTCAGCTGCTCAGCAAACTCTCAGCCCCCCAGTCAATACAGCTGGTTCTTCAGTGGCTCAAAGATGTCAGATAGTTCGGTTTACGTGATCAGCAGTTTAACAATGAACAACGGAGGACAGTACACCTGCATGGCCTACAATAACATCACAAGGATCAGCAGCAATGCTACAGTGGATTTAACCGTATTTA ATCCAATCAGCTCCGTTACATTGAACGTCAACAATCAGCAACCGGTCTTCAATCAGACATTCACACTAACCTGCAATGTCAATGGAAATGTTTCCTCCATTCATTGGATGAAGAATAGCATGCACATGCTGCCCAACAACAGAACCACACTCTCCAATAACAACTCAACTTTGACTATTAACACACTCGCTCTCAGTGATTGTGGACAATATCAGTGTGCAGCTCGTAACCCTGTCAGCAACATGACCAGCGTGGCCTACAACCTTACGGTTAACT ATGGTCCATGGAACACAGCCATCTCTGGTCCTACTGTAGGAGCCGTAGGCTCCAGCGTGACCTACAGCTGCTCAGCAAACTCTCAGCCTCCCAGTCAATACAGCTGGTTCTTCCGCGGCTCAAAGATGTCAAATAGTTCGGTTTTAGTCATCAGCAGTTTAACAACGAACAACGGAGGACAGTACACTTGCATGGCCTACAATAACATCACAACGATCAGCAGCAATGCTACAGTGGATTTAACCGTATTTA ATCTAATCAGTGCTGTTACAGTGAATATAAACAATCAGCAACCGATCAACAATCAGCCGTTCACACTAACCTGCAATGTCAATGGCGATTTTACCTCCATTCAGTGGATGAAGAATGGCATGAACATGCTCCTCAACAACAGAACCACACTCTCCAATAACAACTCAACCTTGACGATTAACACACTCGCTCTCAGTGATGAAGGACAATACCAGTGTGCAGCTCATAACCCTGTCAGCAACATGACCAGTGTGGCCTACAACCTATTGATCAACT ATGGTCCATGGAACACATCAATCACGGGTCCAACCATAGCAGAGACGGGGTACAATGTGACCTTCAGATGTTCTGCTTCCTCTCGTCCTGAAAGTCAATACACCTGGTTCTTCAACGGCTCATGGGTGGCAAACACCTCAGTCTATGTGATAGATACTGTCACACTAAACAATACAGGAAGGTACACTTGCAGTGCCTTCAATAGCATCACAGGCATCAGAAGCAATGCCACATTGGACTTTACTGTATATG TGGGCATCTCCGCCGTGCACGTAAGCTCCATTCCAAGCATCCCAGAGGTTGCCGAAAACCTGCAGCTCATGTGTCACGTGACTGGACCCTACAACAGCATCCACTGGCTGAGAAACAACGAGACTCTACTGCCATCCAACAGAATCACAATTATCAACAATAATACCACGCTGATGTTCATGCCCCTGCAAAGTGCTGACAATGGAAATTACCAGTGTGTCGCCACGAATGTGTTCAGAGGTCATAAGAGTCAACCATACCACCTTGTGGCCAACT TTGGACCGGTTAATGTGCAGATCATAGTAAAACCAGGGTATACGACTACCCTCACGTGTAAAGCCGAATCCCAGCCACCGGCTGTGTATCAGTGGATCGTAGACCACAATAACACCGTAGTGGCAAATCAACCCATTATAGAAGTTGCCCTTCAGTATATCCTGGGCTACAACTTTACCTGTGTGGCCAGAAACCCCTTGACCAATGTGACAGTCTACACCAGCCACTTCATCAGTG ACTCTAATGCGGGTGCCAGTGTCCATTCGGGCGTCATGCTGACCACTCTCCTTGTGCTCCTGCTGGCTGTGGTGAATGAATGGATGTAA
- the LOC130558452 gene encoding uncharacterized protein LOC130558452 — translation MSHLTCMSLPRKRNVLKSSCNLGTCKAQSSSHTAIVNAVRYSSIKTSAHNSSPRKVKCLKTRKERNQIRGQERIWSHTCLQHSRKVGSEKAQHNGCHSVVSSRKDKSFAKPFLPHKPSIITEGRLTSIRGLFSHEVRSIDIERVVSEQLKTEKQRKDKRKRSVMHVTPPLPRHPPLMPESDQDCILDAEVQEPLQEPEKTTRDSRKELRKPPSALQTNKEDPVPKELSRQDEKHYRSANTVKKDTNNKSRPHSSSSLKGTCELMVLSLPENQLAHQFCSTPADNHFLYFQEIDSPKSQNENNRTGTIDEDTCAKKIQRFESTSAMERLREDDVRQSKSDPFSSELDSGTGTLTENDRVQISVSVREVVNKLAARLELHVPRRPLLAECRDVLLQALQKTHSFHLQHNLRKLHSFIDGKQTSSFGSGQTHEDCSQICFSHALGNEESEPNGNTDIWTENAIQQEYIAEKVKQYSGRGASMKKRRVQAERRFSPPVSLIQPLQSNKDMFDQSRPARLSQDCFKTQHYPSTTLFQQDEAFSQLPTLQPCTPPWANPYYKPCSQQLLGDLPRRGESMKNEGLDLISHQSEEKTDPMFNLNPEYENRKQKAQETFLGESSFWSNQLQVQDVRDRWAPLSFSTSFPSECFQYKPFFRYPHPSNSRDRSDWHSMTLCVRSNTPDKVFYHHWE, via the exons ATGAGCCACCTCACCTGCATGAGCTTACCACGTAAACGCAACGTGCTGAAATCTTCCTGCAACCTCGGCACGTGCAAAGCTCAGTCTTCATCTCATACAGCCATTGTTAATGCAGTACGCTATAGCAGCATTAAGACATCTGCACACAACTCTTCGCCCCGCAAAGTAAAGTGTCTCAAAACCAGGAAGGAGAGGAATCAGATACGAGGTCAGGAGAGAATCTGGTCTCACACATGCCTTCAGCACAGTAGAAAAGTTGGCAGCGAGAAAGCACAGCATAATGGGTGCCATTCAGTAGTTTCTTCCAGAAAAGACAAGTCATTTGCTAAGCCATTTCTTCCCCACAAGCCGAGCATCATAACAGAAGGACGCCTCACCTCCATCCGAGGTCTCTTTAGCCACGAGGTGAGATCTATAGACATTGAGAGGGTCGTAAGTGAGCAACTAAAGACAGAGAAGCAGagaaaagataaaagaaaacGGTCTGTGATGCATGTTACACCACCATTACCTCGTCATCCGCCATTAATGCCTGAATCAGACCAGGACTGCATCCTCGATGCAGAAGTACAGGAACCACTCCAGGAACCAGAAAAAACTACGAGAGACTCAAGAAAAGAGCTTAGGAAACCTCCAAGTGCTTTACAGACTAATAAAGAAGACCCAGTGCCTAAGGAATTATCTAGACAAGATGAGAAGCATTACAGAAGTGCCAACACCGTGAAGAAAGatacaaataataaatcaaGGCCACACAGTTCGAGCAGCCTGAAAGGAACTTGTGAACTTATGGTTTTGTCATTGCCAGAAAATCAACTGGCACATCAGTTTTGTTCCACTCCAGCTGacaatcattttttatatttccaaGAAATAGACTCGCCCAAATCACAAAACGAAAACAACAGAACTGGCACTATTGATGAAGACACTTGTGCAAAGAAGATCCAAAGATTTGAATCAACTTCTGCCATGGAAAGATTGCGTGAAGATGATGTTCGACAAAGCAAGAGTGATCCTTTTTCATCTGAACTGGACTCTGGGACTGGTACATTGACAGAAAATGACAGAGTGCAGATATCAGTGTCTGTTAGGGAAGTTGTCAACAAACTGGCTGCACGTTTGGAGCTCCACGTGCCACGGCGCCCCCTGCTGGCGGAATGCAGAGATGTGCTACTGCAGGCTCTACAAAAAACCCACAGCTTCCATTTACAGCATAACCTGCGCAAGCTACATTCATTTATTGATGGAAAGCAAACAAGCAGTTTTGGTTCAGGACAGACACATGAAGACTGCTCACAAATATGTTTCAGCCATGCACTGGGCAATGAAGAGAGTGAACCCAACGGGAACACAGATATATGGACAG AGAATGCCATACAGCAGGAATATATAGCTGAGAAGGTTAAGCAGTACTCGGGCAGAGGTGCTTCAATGAAGAAGCGAAGAGTACAAGCCGAGAGGAGATTTTCCCCTCCGGTCTCTTTAATACAACCTCTACAGTCAAACAAAGATATG TTTGACCAGTCGAGGCCAGCTAGGTTGTCTCAGGATTGCTTCAAAACTCAGCATTATCCCAGCACAACGCTCTTTCAGCAGGATGAGGCTTTTTCCCAACTACCCACTCTCCAACCCTGCACCCCACCTTGGGCGAATCCTTATTATAAACCCTGTTCTCAGCAGCTATTGGGGGATTTACCAAGAAGAGGTGAAAGTATGAAAAATGAAGGTTTAGATCTCATCTCTCACCAGTCGGAAGAAAAAACAGATCCTATGTTTAATTTAAATCCTGAATATGAGAATAGGAAACAAAAAGCGCAGGAGACATTTTTGGGAGAATCCAGTTTTTGGTCCAATCAGCTGCAAGTTCAGGATGTTAGAGACCGATGGGCTCCACTCTCATTCTCAACATCCTTTCCCTCGGAATGCTTTCAATATAAGCCATTTTTTCGCTATCCACATCCGTCTAACTCCCGAGACAGGTCAGATTGGCATAGTATGACTCTTTGTGTCAGATCAAACACACCAGATAAGGTATTTTATCATCATTGGGAATGA